One Gigantopelta aegis isolate Gae_Host chromosome 1, Gae_host_genome, whole genome shotgun sequence genomic region harbors:
- the LOC121368652 gene encoding galanin receptor type 2-like codes for MPLEPKLTEPNNSKIIKQYTSTPSTAVFKRRNGPSTTGRYDGTHNKTVTKKANSSTPNSHHTGTSQDTATRSTGLEKTTFNSGDVADYLTESSTFNTTCGKSVSVRRKSVYWISYMEQVSVPVATVVGLLGNTATFVALQGDPFSNMPSSYILGSLAIVDSSRLVTILFKEDFFIAWVGSDVVAASRTWCKTFVWFVHCTKILSAWFVVLVCMERFVVICFPLHTRRICTKTNALKGIAAVAVVAVVFSGIWTLSSEIINSQCITTFSTPETKLWATTLIVMGSFLIGILPMTILLLLTPIMCLVLYRYRRTRKRLASAVTPHTNNCVTKLSSMLITLCVTYVILQLPLILSHNLAKARGESVNTTDYLPLLALYKVGSVLEAANHSCNFFLYIACNSIFRRKVVNFVLSRRRSGSTVLSRSSDNSVSMTSLRINSRAMHATSMQMTS; via the coding sequence ATGCCTTTAGAACCTAAATTAACAGAACCGAACAATTCCAAAATCATCAAGCAATATACAAGTACGCCTTCAACAGCTGTATTCAAGCGAAGGAACGGCCCCAGTACGACCGGCAGGTATGATGGTACACACAATAAAACCGTTACAAAGAAGGCAAACAGTTCCACACCCAACAGTCATCACACAGGTACATCGCAAGACACTGCTACAAGAAGCACAGGGCTTGAGAAAACTACATTCAACTCGGGCGACGTTGCTGATTACCTAACTGAATCCAGCACTTTTAATACCACCTGCGGTAAATCTGTTAGTGTGAGAAGAAAATCAGTTTATTGGATTAGCTACATGGAACAGGTGAGTGTACCCGTAGCAACCGTCGTCGGTTTGCTGGGCAACACCGCCACGTTCGTGGCTCTGCAAGGAGATCCATTCAGCAACATGCCGTCGAGCTACATTCTTGGCAGTCTTGCCATCGTCGATTCCTCCAGACTGGTAACTATTCTCTTCAAGGAAGACTTCTTCATCGCCTGGGTGGGAAGTGACGTCGTAGCAGCTAGCAGAACCTGGTGCAAGACGTTCGTGTGGTTCGTTCACTGCACCAAGATTCTTTCGGCCTGGTTCGTGGTTTTGGTCTGCATGGAGCGATTCGTTGTCATATGTTTTCCCCTCCACACCAGGCGGATCTGCACGAAAACCAATGCGCTGAAAGGGATCGCCGCAGTGGCCGTCGTCGCTGTTGTATTCTCGGGGATCTGGACTCTGTCTTCAGAGATCATCAACTCACAGTGCATCACCACCTTCTCGACGCCAGAAACAAAGCTGTGGGCGACTACTCTAATTGTGATGGGTTCCTTTCTGATAGGCATTCTTCCAATGACTATTCTACTGTTACTCACACCAATCATGTGCCTCGTACTATACAGATATAGAAGGACCAGGAAACGGTTGGCGTCAGCAGTAACTCCGCACACGAATAACTGCGTCACCAAACTGTCATCGATGCTTATCACGCTTTGCGTGACATATGTGATTCTTCAACTCCCTCTGATCCTCAGTCATAATTTGGCAAAAGCTCGAGGCGAAAGCGTGAATACTACGGATTATCTGCCCTTGTTGGCTCTCTACAAAGTAGGTAGCGTCTTGGAGGCCGCGAACCATTCGTGTAATTTCTTTCTGTACATCGCCTGTAACTCGATCTTCAGAAGGAAGGTGGTCAACTTCGTGCTGTCCCGTAGGAGATCAGGATCTACCGTCCTATCGCGTTCTTCTGACAACAGCGTGTCCATGACATCTTTAAGGATCAATTCGAGAGCCATGCATGCGACGTCCATGCAGATGACATCATAG